DNA sequence from the Macrobrachium nipponense isolate FS-2020 chromosome 26, ASM1510439v2, whole genome shotgun sequence genome:
acttgcttattttagttcgtatggcactttcatatatcacattatgttgacgaaacttcaatcttttgaatggtatgcttaaaaatgtaattgtactctttgtttcaccaattaaatattgggtgaataaggctgatccacacAATGACGATGGATCCAAGGCGGTGTTGCTGTTCCCAGCACTAGCTGCGAGTAAAGTTCATAtgtaaagaccttcaggtttgtaagttaggaaaaatacgaactacaggcagtccccaattatCGGCAGAGGTTccgttctcggcagggtgctgataagcaaaaaccaccattaaccaaaactgcaatttatggcacttacggtgccaagtttcagttaatggagccaataaccagttaatggcgcctctgttaggtatgttatggagccgataaccgaaactcggcctgttatggtgccataaatcgctgattttatggcgctagacaagcaccataaaaccggattgccataaACCGAGATCACCATAAACTGAGACCGCCATTAACTGGGGACTGCTGTACTCTGAAAATTTGTAGTTTTCCATGGGACAGGTTTTAGTTAAAAAAGTTCTCTtattaagatacaaaaaaaaattttacctccTGATTCTGATTTTGTTATGGACAGTGCTATTCAGAGCacatttttactttgatttttttttttttttcagagtattGCAAACAGGTTTATCATGAGTCGTCGACGTAATGCAAAAGGAGTTTGAGAAGATTTTTACTgcatttttgttatttacatcGTATTACCAAGGATTTTTTTATCACTGAAGAAAAAAGATCtgatattgaaaatatttgaCAATAGATTAATAAGTATAAGGTATGACAGTTGGCATTATTGACTGATTATTTGGTCTGCCTCTACGTAATATTGTTAATTTGGAAATAATTTGTGATGCCAAGAAATGTAGTTGGTCATgtaaaatattttggtttttaacTGATATTATTGTGTTTTATGTCTGTGCCAGAGTTATTCCTTTGTGGTCTGTGGATTCTTGTTTCTTATAGGAATATTTGATTTGCAGTATCATTGAAAGCAGGTTGTAAATGACCTAGGATTTTTTTAAACTTGCAAAAGACCTGGGGACAACCCACTACTATTCTGAGGTGTAGATTTTGTGATGACATGAATGAAAATTGTTGACTTCAGTACTTCCTCACATGCCAGCAATTTCACTATCTGAAGGTTTGGCAATAGTTGGTTTAATTTGAGAGCTTTTCTTGGATGAAACTGAATATTCATTGACATAAAACCGACTTTGTTTCAAAGCTGTATACGTATTCAACATCCTTTGAGATGGAAGGTGAAAACTCAGGTTTGCCTTTAATCAAACAAGAAAATGACCATTTCGAGGATGAACATACCGAAACCACAGTAGATTCTTTCATAGAATTCAAGGCAGAACCAGAATATATTGATTGTAGTGAAGTTGATGTAAAATATGAAGGCCTGGATATAAAGAGTGAAGACCATCCAAGTTTTGATGGTGAAAATGGAAAGAAGATTtgtagtgaagaagaagaagatagagatTTGGGTAGAACAGAAGTATTTTCAAGGAGAAACAACACAGTAAAGAGACTAACTTGTGCTGAATGCCAAAGGACATTTTCACACATGGGCAGCCTGAGATACCACATGCGAACTCATACAGGTGAGAagccatatacttgctctgtatgtcaaaaaggTTTTTCACGTCCAAGTAATCTTAAAAGACACATGCGAACTCATtcaggagagaaaccattcacttgttctgtatgtcaaagaagtttttcttgtCAAAGTAATttcaaaacacacatgagaactcatacaggggAGCTATGTACTTCTTGCTCTGTATGTGAGAGAAGTTTTTCTCATCAAAGTGATCTCAAAACACACATGAAatctcatacaggagagaaaccattcacttgctctgtatgtcaactAAGTTTTTATCGACATATTCATCTAAAacaacacatgagaactcatacaggagagaagccatatacttgctctatatgtcaaaaaagtttttgtcatcaaagtaatcttaaaagacacatgagaactcatacaggagagaaaccattcacttgctctgtatgtcaaaaaagcttttctttgcaaaataatCTGAAAgtacacatgagaactcatacagtgGAACTATGTATTTCTTGCTCTGTATGTGAGAGAAGTTTTTCTCATCAAAGTGATCTCAAAACACACATGAAAACTCATACACAAGAGAAACCAttcacttgctctgtatgtcaaagaagtttttatcGACAAATTCATCTTAAAGAACACATGAAAACGCATACAGGAGAGCAAACACTTATTTGCTCTGTATGTCAAGGAAGTTTTACTCGTGAAAGTAGTCTCAAAAGACACATGAGATGTCATCACGGGGAGAAAACCATATACATgctttgaatgtcaaaaaagtttttctcgtCAAAGTGTTCTAAaaaaacacatgagaactcataaaCAATGGCTTCTCTCTGGCTcaagtttttcttaattttcaatttatatcaggggTGCGATGGTCCCCAGCCTGGGGTCTATGGTTGCATCTATATTCCACTAGCCTTATATGAGAGGGCTCTTTTCAAGATGTTTACCGTTCCATTGTAAGTCTCACCTCTCTGTGACTGTATTTCTGCTTAGTCTTCGTagagttttagataaaaaaaggtAATCCTTTGTTAATTCTGATTCTATTTCCTGCCGTGAACGTCTTTTGTTTTTGAGTTCTTGGTTGTGTTTGTGACGGCCCCACGTGCTGGTCCTAGGCGGCAAGTTGTTGTAACGGGATTCACAATAAAGACTGTATCCAGCCACGTATTTAATTATGCTTGTCCCAACAAATTTTATTTCGGTATTAATCAGAATTTAGTTCCATTTGAGATTGACAGTGGCGCTGCTGTGTCCACTATAACCAAAGAGTGGTTACTTAGGTTAGAACTAAATATGGAACCATGCAATAAAAAGCTAAGAGTTTTTGATAATATGAAAATTGATGTCTTAGGCAAACTGTTGGCTCCTGTATTTTATAATAGCACAAAGGTTTCTCAGGTATTTTATGTTGTTGATTCCTGTAATACAAATTTGTGTGGTAAAGTAGGTATTTATATGGCTAGAATAGATGAAGGTACTAGAGTAATAAAGGTTGCTAATGTGAGTGCAGAAAAGCTGCTAGATAATACCTTGGTAGATTCCCGTAAGCCTATTACTGGTGTTTTGGCTAAGATTCATCTAAAAGGTAATGCTAACCCAAAGTTTATGAAAGCACACACAGTTCCTTTTTATTACAAGAAAATGATTGAAGATGCCTTAGATAAGCTAGTAGCGGATGAAATGATGGAACCCATATCACATAGTGAATGGGCAGTTCCTATTGTACCTGTATTGAAAGAAAATAAGGTTGAAATGAGGATTTGtggaattttaaaactttaaataaacaaattcattGTGACAGGTACCCCTTACCAAAGATTGAGGAATTGTTATCTGTTGTTGGTaagagaaagtttttttcccaAAATTGATTTAAAGAATGCTTATCTTCAAATACCTGTTGATGAGAAAAGTCAAGAGTACTTAGTATTAATACTCATAAAGGATTGTTTAAATATAAGCGCTTACCTTTTGGCTTGTCCTCATCTCCTGGTATTTTCCAAAGGTTTATTTCTCAACTGTTGGCAAATGTGGAGGGTGTAGCTGCTTTTTTAGATGATATTATTGTAAGTGGTGCTACCAAAAAAGACCATGATCACTGATTAAGAAAGGTTTTGGAACTTTTGCAAGCACataatgtacaaataaataagaCTAAGACTGTTTTGGAGGCTGAATCTATTGAATATTTAGGATACCACATCTCAGGTGAAGGAGTCAAGCCATCTTCAAAGGGACTGAAAGCTATTTTAGATTGCCCATGTCCTACTTCTGTTGAATAAGTTCAATCTTTTCTAGGGATGATCCCTTACTATTGCAAGGTTGTAAAGAATTTTTCTTCTAAGCTAGCTCCCTTGTAtgatttgttgaaaaaaaatgtaaaatttagatGGACTTCAGTACAGCTACAGCAGAGGGCGTTTGAAGGCATTAAAAGAGATTTTGCAGAGTCCAAAGTGCTGACTAGTTTTGATGGGGATAGTCCTTTAATCATTGAAGTGGATGCATCTCCTGTAGGTGTGGGATGTGTTTTGTTACAAAAGGTTggtgaccaagaaaaaaaaatttattttgcaagTAAAAAACTATCTAAAGCAGAAAGGAACTACTCTCAGTTAGATAAAAAAGGGATTAGctcttatttctgggctcagctcgtgtcggcctatgaaatatccttaagttcattatttctaggtaaaattatcctaaaattaccagagaaaaaataaaataaagaaaatgtcagtaaaactgactcgctcactctataaaagaagtgtcggtatggaaatagggggagtgggatcactaccacgagtcatttaccatttagaccttccaacataaaatccccacctgagagagctgatactaaagggtgatgcgaccgctactactactactactgacgccaagcggagagcagcgcctctagcggtcatccttaattattagctcgACAACGCTAGTTGCATCTTTTTTCACTCGTGTTGTTTTCGCTTTGGATTTATCCTTTtcaacgatggaacgtgctgcaatcgcttcggctaagttaagtgcctcataagtaataatttttggtattccagtcttccagggaccagtattttccgttttttaggtcatatacggtctcccggttgactcgtggcggccttgagccgcctcgtgttgttaagatttcccggtcttccatactgggacatcttatgcttatgggctctattttacgttcatcgttttattaCATCGTATTTAGAGTTAGGACACAGCCCAtcccttttaccttttatctcttagtttggtatttagggctatactgtgtttttctggcccagcatcccagctcttgctcttcatcagctactgctggctccgagtagtcgactgttcctcggatcagttcgcctcctcctgggcttctttctcttttactcaagtgtctcttctatcttttacgatgtatttatttattatcagtgttatttagggtgttaggctagcctaggtgccttgtgccatgtgttggtacagtctggttcacgtggcccctctgtggttgtgttgctatcgcgtccTAGGCCACCTacgatcacgtgtcccattaggcacctagcctacctccctctccctccgaggGGGCCAGAGGAGTTCCGTACCAGCTGGGGGCTAGggtgaccacttgtctcgggtaccgggttacctGGCGGGTAGTAGTAgggacggggggggggagggggtaaaggcccacccccctttctctctcgtcCGCCTCCGTTCACGCCCGCCGGGTTTCCCCCCCCTGTTTTCCCCCATTCCCACCCAACCCCTTCCCCTACCTTAACGGACGGAGCTCCCGCTGAAGCCGGGAGCCCCTTCGGTTATAGGTCcacctggctccgccagcgggcggggtgagAAATTACTAGTGGTCcatattgcttgcctactatatcctgattttcgctaccggaggagagctcgctccttacccgggcactcctctagtagacgGAAAGAGTTATACCTCATTCTATAAGGATATACCCTTACTGATACGATGATTAttggttttattagttttatgtactatctccgtcgttctccgtcgtggtttcatggcccctcaccactcctggttggaacttttttcctgtctccggcgtaagcTGCAGACCCCTACCAACCGCCTATCTAACCACACATATTGCGGCGGAGCActagtttaatctaacttacatgctccggcatgcagcggagtctatgttaagctgtaagtgtgcactctgatactcatgtatctctccacttacaggctaccaactgccaagaTCCAGGTTGTAACGCTGTTTTGTatgacccctgcgcccatgaagaatgtaggacccacgccccatgtgccactacccacaacgggatgattgtttggcaccctgaggcatgcaccatctgctatgacctcgtgagtcagcttttgggtggggtaagttaaCTCCTGGACATTTTTCCTGTTATCAATGATTTACCATTAGTTTTAAGCTCCTTAAACCGTGCAGGCTGCTGCCGTGaaagaagtcgccctagcaaccctgaaagcttgggtaggcggcttcgggaagaacgccgccaagggccagccttacattttagataagaagctggccatccagatcttccccggaggcaaggcgacggggtaCGTGGACCCCATCTCAGCAGTCCCACTCATAGCTTCcatccagcaggaggtgcagcaggcgtttgggtccgtctTGACGCAGGAGCCTGTTCCAGACGTAGCTAACCTGGATCTTAatcttgagcctatggcggtaggtgtggaggatttgttggttgaggtaggtgtttcgggcgctcaaggtctacccttgagcgctcctggatcttcttcccctgttccttcatcttcctcttttcaaggcttcacgggatctgagatcccttctcgttcacccgctctctctgtacccccgaaggtgaagggacagagagaacagaagaccctccataagacgacttctaagaagtcgtcgtcttcttcggctaggaagtctacgacatcctacgccgatgcggcGAAGGCGAAGCCTAGCTCTTCTCATTcgaagagctcaagaagcaaggcttctaaggagaaggcccgcgctcctgccgagccagtgccttctccggcatctaccggatctactccggtaactcctgttggggtggcgggacctagcTCTTTTGATCCTACCACTTTCTCAGCAGgagtgttgcaacaagtgggagagatgatTGGCTCTCTCGGTACTaggtttgagcaaatgtttgctcaactttcTAGTACCATCAATCAatacaagacctctctaaccgagTTAGGGAGCATGATGACCGCTTCGCTGGCCTCACTCAGGCCCCTCAAGCGAACTCCCCTGTGGCAGGTACTGGTCTcctccagctacctccttatgaatccctaccagccttctctatggataacccTCTGACCGAGGGCAGCTATGCCCCcgttcaaggatggcatgatttccattccggagtgtggaacaagaaggattgaggagttcgagttctacccccccggactgactcagcctttcatagggtatgctaggCTTACGGTGACTGCTCTCAATAGGGAGGATaagatctctagagagactgtgctgtatagtagggatcacgcacagagggaatgggttcactgcctggaggattgggattgtaccaataccaaactccaggcattcaagagccccttcactatctttgctacggaggaggaggcttctcttccattCGCTACTAAGATAGTAGAAGCGACTCTCCAAGCAGTCCttaaagacgagcccatgccacaattgagagaggcggaatcaacatctccgctctttccgtccttcggagaattgtgggagaacctacctgccactttctcagtaggtaagctgaagccagactgtgtgatggatcagtttggcgagaagctcccgaggctgcctgatagccttattcaggcagaattcgacgCCCGCACAAGATTTGGGAGATctcttaactcccttatcattacggagatggctgctctttcctatGCTACGGAACCACTTTTTAAAatactggctaaatcccagctccaATCGGTTCAAGCTGATGCCTTTGACTTCTTCTCagccagaaggaactgccgaaagcatgttttgcaggaggcaactattaggcacgagctTAATAGGCTTCTAGCTTCCGCATGtgggggtgcggacctcttccagaagcttctgtgaatgaggtacatcacgaggctgctaggcttaaccagagccttagagccagatggggcatctcttccaagaggaagcaagagagcgcccctgctgctggtaagaaattgaagaagactggtaggagattccaaccctaccaaaaacagcagcaacaacaacatttcGTCCAagccgtcccagttacacaacagggacagccttcgacttctaagcagacacagcccattctcctgttgtctcctcagaatcagccctcgacctcatacaccgtctcgccagctttcaactc
Encoded proteins:
- the LOC135199628 gene encoding uncharacterized protein LOC135199628, with the translated sequence MKIDVLGKLLAPVFYNSTKVSQVFYVVDSCNTNLCGKVGIYMARIDEGTRVIKVANVSAEKLLDNTLVDSRKPITGVLAKIHLKGMIPYYCKVVKNFSSKLAPLYDLLKKNVKFRWTSVQLQQRAFEGIKRDFAESKVLTSFDGDSPLIIEVDASPVGVGCVLLQKATNCQDPGCNAVLYDPCAHEECRTHAPCATTHNGMIVWHPEACTICYDLAAAVKEVALATLKAWVGGFGKNAAKGQPYILDKKLAIQIFPGGKATGYVDPISAVPLIASIQQEVQQAFGSVLTQEPVPDVANLDLNLEPMAVGVEDLLVEYDYELVHKPGKENVIADALSRLPLDDDFHSGHQLNSHSKFLDTIQFSSSTTSAGTIGHLRKTFCNFGIPDIIVSDNAPNFVSQEMEEFLHKNSIKHVTPTPYHPSSNGLAERAVRT
- the LOC135200175 gene encoding gastrula zinc finger protein XlCGF17.1-like; protein product: MEGENSGLPLIKQENDHFEDEHTETTVDSFIEFKAEPEYIDCSEVDVKYEGLDIKSEDHPSFDGENGKKICSEEEEDRDLGRTEVFSRRNNTVKRLTCAECQRTFSHMGSLRYHMRTHTGEKPYTCSVCQKGFSRPSNLKRHMRTHSGEKPFTCSVCQRSFSCQSNFKTHMRTHTGELCTSCSVCERSFSHQSDLKTHMKSHTGEKPFTCSVCQLSFYRHIHLKQHMRTHTGEKPYTCSICQKSFCHQSNLKRHMRTHTGEKPFTCSVCQKSFSLQNNLKVHMRTHTVELCISCSVCERSFSHQSDLKTHMKTHTQEKPFTCSVCQRSFYRQIHLKEHMKTHTGEQTLICSVCQGSFTRESSLKRHMRCHHGEKTIYML